The Raphanus sativus cultivar WK10039 chromosome 6, ASM80110v3, whole genome shotgun sequence sequence aggaTCAATTACCTAAACTGAACAATTTGTTCACTTGAATTTTTTTgcaatatattaaaatgatagaTGATAAAATGCCATACGAAAATATAATTATCCTAAAATtctatgtataaataaataaaatttaaaatgtattatgtGCAAATGTAGAAGTTAAAAAGTATTTTGAAAGAGATTTTCTATTGGTTGTTTCATATCATGAAATTATTGTATCTAACtcgaaaatattttattatgtaataataattaatatcaagtaaaatatttaaataaattattatatattaatattgttgAATAagaaatttaactaaaatagtTATAGAGTTacataacattaaaattaaattatatatttaaaatatttttgataatatcaaagtcatatatttataaatgattggGTACGGATCAaagttttagttatatttaaaaaatgtcaTTTGACTGACATCGGAGCAGATGTATTTTGACTATAGACATTAGAACCTCTATGTGTGTAACATGCTCATTCAAGTTAAGCAAGCGCAAAAAAGAAACTTAGAAAAATAGCCTCCTAGAAAATTCATATTCGAACTCGAAAAGCGTGATTACTTGGATagacatatatatgtatttaatttgtaaataaGTATTTCATTTTCACAGCTGTTGGTCATGCCAGACTTGCCAGTTGCTAGCTTGTATTCAAGTTCTAGCAGTTTGAAGATaagataacataaaataaaataagttttcagtgtatttttatatttaagtgAGACGGCGTTAAAGATTATTTATCAACGACGTCATTCTATTAAGACTTAAATCTATTTTACGAATCTATTAACCTAGAATGTTTCATAAATTCAGGGTTCATTGTGGAAGCCtccttggtccagtggtttgattaagggttcaattgcttctacaTTCGGAGGTCTAGGGTTCAAatcccagaaaataccaaattatgcagattatggagaaacatgttacaggagatcttcagcttagtgcatggcgtaccatcgaacatggatctcaaaggacggctcagagtggtgcagtcagacgtgtattctcataggatggtagaattgtcggctgtagaatcgtttttataatattctcatcgttgtaatagcataatttcTCGATTATTCGattcagacgttaaaaaaaaaaattcagggcTCATTTTACTATAGTAGGATTATTTATATAGTTTCGGTCCACTAATCACACGACGGCGTCAACGAATATTAAGACTATAGCCAGAGTGAAAAGTCTACTGCTAGATTCAGTCTTTGGTTTAGtttctattattaattattagattCAAGTAACCGGAAAAATGAAAGGAGAACTAGAAAAAGAGATATTTCaacttttatttgatttaataggacttttgataattttagttaatttggACAGGTTTTATCCTTCtgtaataagaaaataataactaaaattttaaaatatgaaaatatgaaaatcattaaaaacataagtatgactctttatatgtttaatttctttttaaatagtaaaataatattttattttatgtattggGTGGGATAGAATACACATTCTAGCCATCTACCTAATCTATAAATTGAATACTAAGTATTATATATAGTTCTATCTTCGATATATAAGTTCTATTGGGAAAATCTGagctaaaaatatttcattttccaATTTTCTCAAAAATTAATCGAAGTACTCAATCTAAGATGAAATAATACTAATTTTGGCTTTTAAACAAAGTTGTAATTGTTAACAGCTCGAATATGGGAGACTATAGCCAAAATTAAAAGTGTATCGTGTATCGATATCAAGTCTTTTCTAGTAATCTAAagtgtaaattttataaattagcATTTTATGAATTAACaatttaataaactaataaatgtTTCTAAGTTATATTTCTTATCCAGTTAATTtgactaaataaatatttttagttagtaAAATGTTATTATGGTCATGATGCTAATTAATATACTGAAGTTTTCCTGTATCTAAGGTTTAATGTATTTAGTTATAagttattgtaaatatattaagaaataaaactaCCCATCATGAAATTTACATgtataatcatttatattaaaaatatgattcagtactgttttttttttgttcacataGGATTCAATactgttaaaaaaattattttcatcgtaaataataaaataaatattttaattggtTTAACTTTAAACCAAATTATCTTCTAGTTATGATGTAGTTACCCGAATGTTCTTGAAAACGAAAGTAGTACAAGACAATTCCGAGCATGTGTTTTGAAAAACATAATACTTCCTTAAGCCGAGAGTATTAAAAAGGACTAGGAGTGTAGGACATCAGTGATGTCATTACTATATAGTAATTAAGTACGAACTTTCTTGTGTCCAAGCGAGAAGTGACATGAATAGAACTCTAATTTTTCTTGTAAACAACCGGATTTATCTgatccaaaaaaattaattggttgGGTCTCGTTCCACCAGATAACCCAAAccataaaaaaagaagaagtttgaACCTTCTTAAACAACAACGTCAGAAAACCGTGACATAATAGTAAACGCTGACGTTGGAAACAAAAAACATTGCACATTTGCacaataaacatattttcttccaatttttttctttacctCCGATGTCTATAAATAGCTGCCCGGATCACATCATTTATTCCATCGACAAAAATCTTGAAATTTGGTATCTATATCTTGCTTCAACATGTCTTAGATCCATGTTCATAAGCTGAACAGGACATTACATACCAAGCCAACATTAGTAAATTAGCTGTCACaacgtattatatataacatatacacgTATCTGTGCAGTTTAAAGGGCCAGCTTCTCCACATCAAAAAGGCATTAGGTGAAATCATTATCTCTCGAGTGAAATCTTCTGTTGTAAGCAATGAAACAGTAAGTGGATTATGTGATAGAGGACCTATagtattaaaatttgtttagattataatatatatatatatatatatatatatatgtccttGTTCTGTAACGTATAACATGCAtgcaaattttataaattttaacaatgTTTAATACAAATTGTTAGCAGGGGAAGGAAGATCTGTGACAAAAAGAAATCATTCGGACGAGCTGATTTCCCTGAAGGTTTCTTGTTTGGAACTGCTTCATCTGCTTACCAAGTAAGTAGTACACATACAAACGTTACACGAATGCAATATTCAAACCTTAGATTTTTGGAGACCGTTGAATGGGTACGCCTACGGTTCACAGGACCAAAACGACCGACTCAGTTTccaagtttttatttatattttgatatagtATGAAGGAGCCGTGAAAGAGGGTTCCCGAGGAGAAAGTATGTGGGATACTTTTGCTCGCAAGTACCCAGGTATCATCCACATCCCTTTTACTGAGATTGTTGCGTCAATCTTAAACAACctgtaataaaataatcatatttgcaaaaataaagtttaaatacTTTTTCAGAAAGAAATTGCCTCTCTAACGCGGACGAGACGGTCGATTTCTATCATCGTTACAAGGTGGGTACATAAGATAGTTCGGTATTCATCAATTTGATGTGTTTAGGTCTATCATCAtctaattaagaaaaaaaaaacgaattataCATATGTGACAGGAGGATATTCAAAGGATGAAGGATATAAACATGGATGCTTTCAGATTCTCCATCTCATGGGTCCGGATATTACCTCGTAAGCtacaaacataaacaaaaacaaaaatcttccAATCTCTTCATTAAATTCTGATCATATTCTAAATTACAAGATGGCAAAGTAAGCAAGGGAGTGAACAAGGAAGGAATTAAATTCTACAATGAGCTCATTGACGAGTTATTAGCCAATGGTAGATCGATATATGATGTGGTTCACTCGTATACTATTggtaaaattataaatcaatttatccAGTTCTTATGGCATCTTTAAACATCAACAGGAATTACACCTCTCGCAACTTTATTTCATTGGGATACTCCTCAAGCTCTAGAAGAAGAATATGGAGGTTTTCTAAGCGAAAACATTGTGTAAGTAAACTCCAAACATCTCGATTACATTGCTTTAAGGCTTAAGTTATTTTATGTATGTGGATTTTTGTATTATGCAGAGTGGATTTCCGAGATTTTGCTAGCATATGCTTTGAAGAATTTGGAGACCGAGTGAAGCTATGGTTGACAATAAACGAACCATGGGTCTATAGCGTAGGTGGCTATGATGCAGGAAGAAAAGCTCCAGGACGTGCCTCAAAATACATGAACGATGCAGCCACAGCCGGAAAATCTGGTCACGAGGCTTATATCGTTAGTCACAATCTTCTTCTCGCTCATGCCGAAGCCGTTGAAGCCTTCAGGAGCTGCAGTAATGTATGAACTACTAATCTTGCTTTGTGTCGAAAAGATGGACCAAAGAATTAACTCACACGGTCAAAAAGttatatgattaacatataatATGTAGTGTCGATTAGTTAGTcctttatttcttctttttttggaacGCAGTAATATAGTACTTTGTTATATGTTAACATatcattataattaataaagGCATCTTCATGTTCAGTGTAAAGATGGTAACATCGGCATGGCGCATTGTCCTCTGTGGTACGAGCCATTTGATTTAGCTTGTCTCGAAGATAATGAAGCAGCCGAGCGAGCTATGGAGTTTATGTTTGGATGGTACGTTACTACGTTAGAGTACTAATACTTCTTATCATTATCATTATCGAAATGTTTCAATGAGTTTCTTTCTTACATTTATACGTGGATTATTATACTTTGTCTACCGATAATTTTAGGCACATGAACCCAACGGTGTATGGAGATTATCCTGAAGTGATGAAGAAAATAGTAGGAACTAGATTACCGTCTTTCACCGAAAGCCAATCAAGAAAGTTAAAAGGATCTTTTGACTTTATTGGAATTAACTATTACAGCTCTGTTTTTGCTAAAAACGTTATTGACGTGGATCCCGACAAGCCGTTTTGGAGATCAGACCAGCATGTTGAATGGAAAAGTACGTAGTCAATTTAAGAGGACTagtgaagttttttttttttttgactaatacTAGTGAAgttatttatatgttaattttatattcttGAGAATTTTCCTCTTATGATTTGATTCGTTTATTTTGACTCGCacactttctttttttgttatattttgaaacagaaCAAAATAAGGCGGGCAAGGCCATCGGTGCACAGGttggtttttaaataataacttCAAATTTCTATAACTTGTATACTCTTTTTACATActaattagttttaattatttttgccTTTTCAGGGTGGGGTGGAGTGGAACTTGATATACCCACAAGGATTACGAAAAATCCTGAATTACGCCAAGAGTAAATACGGAAACCCTAAATTTATAATCACCGAAAATGGTAAAATATATAACTCTCTCGATACGCTTCAACTTGAACATCAATATGgtaatatctatatttttcaCAGTACTAAAATAACTGCAAATTTTATTTGAGCAGGACACTGTGATGCATACGAAAAGAAGAAGCCAAGACTCTCTGAGCTGATGGATATGAAGAGGACTGATTATCACAAGAAACA is a genomic window containing:
- the LOC108809356 gene encoding beta-glucosidase 27-like, yielding MKHRGRKICDKKKSFGRADFPEGFLFGTASSAYQYEGAVKEGSRGESMWDTFARKYPERNCLSNADETVDFYHRYKEDIQRMKDINMDAFRFSISWVRILPHGKVSKGVNKEGIKFYNELIDELLANGITPLATLFHWDTPQALEEEYGGFLSENIVVDFRDFASICFEEFGDRVKLWLTINEPWVYSVGGYDAGRKAPGRASKYMNDAATAGKSGHEAYIVSHNLLLAHAEAVEAFRSCSNCKDGNIGMAHCPLWYEPFDLACLEDNEAAERAMEFMFGWHMNPTVYGDYPEVMKKIVGTRLPSFTESQSRKLKGSFDFIGINYYSSVFAKNVIDVDPDKPFWRSDQHVEWKKQNKAGKAIGAQGGVEWNLIYPQGLRKILNYAKSKYGNPKFIITENGHCDAYEKKKPRLSELMDMKRTDYHKKHINSLHKAIYDDGVQVGGYFAWSLLDNCEWNCGYEIRYGLFYVDYENGLKRYPKMSAMWFKEFLKKRDEDMVKKSQVKKVKVSEF